The following are encoded together in the Salvia hispanica cultivar TCC Black 2014 chromosome 6, UniMelb_Shisp_WGS_1.0, whole genome shotgun sequence genome:
- the LOC125195469 gene encoding putative F-box/LRR-repeat protein 23 — MLSEGAKSESSELMIQTKLPIPTMAASPSSSAAPPLPLSPPWIELPDDLTVNILQRLDAKEIIMSAQLVCSTWWRVCKNPAMWRVIHLHCAGDKFEFICLRAVDRSQGQLLELKLSGFEVDGGWLHYVADRSSQLRCLTVDVFRRIESSVLTVAIKKLTQLEELHLSLMDPSLSPDDFESIGISCPMLKSFAYNGGQWEFTEYVVAIGKNMPNLRHLRLFSYCIGNQGLEAILDGCPNLELLHLQRCSGLDLQGGLGKRCSDRIKDLILDSEPSQSECDQVDYDWYNDNESTASDSDHSGYAYVPDFI; from the exons ATGTTGAGCGAGGGAGCAAAATCGGAATCGAGCGAGCTGATGATCCAAACTAAGCTTCCAATTCCCACCATGGCTGCCTCTCCATCGTCCTCAGCCGCACCTCCGCTTCCCTTATCGCCGCCATGGATCGAGTTGCCCGACGATTTGACGGTGAATATCCTGCAAAGGTTGGATGCTAAGGAGATAATTATGAGTGCTCAGCTAGTGTGTAGTACATGGTGGAGAGTCTGCAAGAATCCCGCCATGTGGCGCGTCATTCATCTACATTGTGCGGGTGACAAATTTGAGTTCATTTGCCTTCGTGCAGTGGATCGTAGCCAGGGACAATTGCTCGAGTTAAAGCTTTCTGGTTTTGAAGTGGATGGTGGCTGGCTACACTACGTAGCTGACCG ATCAAGTCAGCTACGATGCCTTACAGTTGATGTTTTTCGTAGAATAGAGAGTAGTGTTTTGACTGTGGCGATAAAAAAGCTTACACAATTGGAAGAGTTGCATCTTTCTTTGATGGATCCATCCCTCAGTCCCGATGATTTTGAAAGCATTGGCATCTCTTGCCCCATGTTAAAATCATTTGCATATAATGGTGGTCAATGGGAATTTACAGAGTATGTGGTAGCCATTGGAAAAAACATGCCTAACTTGCGCCATCTCAGACTTTTTTCATATTGTATTGGAAACCAGGGGCTGGAAGCGATTCTCGATGGCTGCCCCAACCTAGAATTGCTTCATCTTCAGCGATGCTCCGGTCTTGATCTACAAGGGGGTCTAGGCAAAAGATGTTCTGACCGAATAAAAGATCTGATTCTCGATTCTGAGCCTTCTCAATCTGAATGTGATCAGGTGGATTATGATTGGTATAACGACAATGAATCAACAGCTTCTGACTCTGATCATAGTGGTTATGCATATGTTCCTGATTTTATTTAG